The Streptomyces sp. R28 region GCTGGGCCCCCGGTGCCCCGCCCGGCGCCATGGGGGCGCTCCAGGACAGGGACGGGTCCGGGGAGAAGGCGGCGGCGTGGCCGTGGCCGCCGGCGGCGTGGCCGTTCGTGGCCTGCTGTTCGGCGTGGGTGGGCCCGGCGGGATTCGAGGCCGCGTACGCCCGGCTCGCGGGACCGTGTCCGGCCGACGGCTCCGGCGTGGGACGCAGCGGGGGCAGAGGGCCGGGACCGGCGGGGCGAGCGGGTTCGGCGGGCGCGGCGTCGGGGTGGGTGGCCGGCTCCTGGGGCATGCCGACGGAGCCCTGCGCGGGGCCGGTGCCCTGCTGGGGAGGCGCGGCGGCGGGGCCCCGTGTGGCGGACGGTCGGTTGTCGGCCGCGGGCGACGGTTCCGCGGGGATCGGACGGAGGCGGAAGGTGGTCTCCGCGGCGGTCTCGGCGGGGGCGCCCGTGCGGCGTGGCGTGGCGGGACGCTCGGCGGCCGGGCGGGGCGGTATTCCTCCGGGTGCGGGCTGTCCGGCGTCCTCGCGGCGCAACGATCCGCCACTGTCCCGACGCCCTTCGTCGGCGTCGGTGTGTCCCGCCGTCGGCGGCGCGTCCGGGAAGCGTGCCGAGGCACGGGGTGGGGGCGGGGACGTGGGGGCTGCGCCGGCGGCTGCGGGGCCCTGGCCGGTCCGGTCGCCGTGCGGGGGCCTCGAAGGGGCACCTGAGCCGTCTGCGCCCGTCGACCCGGCGCGGACGCTGTCGGCGACGCCGCTGCTCCGAGGCGACGGCACGGCACGTGAGCCGTCCGAGCCCGGCGATCCGGCCCAGGCCCGCGGGTCCGGGGATCCGGAGCCGACGCCGTCGGCCCGCGACGGCGCGGCGGCCTCGCCACGTGTCGGCACAGGACCGGCCGATCCCCGCCTCACGCCGGCACCACCACGCACCGGCCCTCCCGACCCCGAGACCGGTACACCGCCGACACCGTCAGGCACCGGTCCCTCCGTTCGCGAACCCTCGCCGGGCGCCCGTGTGGTCTGTGCGCCCGGAACCGTCTGCTCACCCTGTGTGTCGCCGGGCATCGGCGGCTGGGCGGGTCTCGGCGGTGTGATCGGGCGGGGCGGGGCGGCGGGCGGCGGGGGTGCCGTGGGGCGTGGGGGGACGGGGGCGCGGCGCGCTTCCGTGCTCATGCACCCCCCGTTTCCTCGTGCCCGGGCCCATCCTCGTACGCGGGCCGTCGTCGCGTTGTCCGTCTGCCCGGCGCGGACTACCCGACCAGGCACGCATACCCGCACGGGCGGGGCGTCATCCCGGCGCGGTCGTGCGGCCGGGGCTTTCCCCACACATGCGTGCGCGTCACTCTACGGGTTGCTCCTGCGCGAACGGGAACCAGTCCGGGACCCCGTGTGCATCTGCCCGGAACATCCCCCTACCCTGCGGTAATCCTGCATGGCAGGCTTCGTTCATGACTGCGCGCGCCGCCGACCGGGCCCGTTACGACCGGGCCACCGCCCATCTCGACGCCCCTCTCGCGATCGTGGACCTGGACGCCTTCGACGCCAACGCGGACGACCTCGTCCGCCGCGCCGCCGGAAAGCCGATCCGCGTCGCCAGCAAGTCCGTACGCTGCCGTGCCCTGCTGGAGCGGGTGCTCGCGAAGGACGGATTCGCGGGGATCATGTCCTTCACGCTCGCCGAGTCCCTGTGGCTGGCACGGTCCGGGTTCGACGACGTTCTTCTCGCCTATCCGTCCGCCGACCGCGCCGCCTTCGCCGAGCTGGCCGGCGATCCCAAGCTCGCCTCCGCCGTCACCGTGATGATCGACGATCCGGCTCAGCTGCGGCTCATCGACGACTCCCGGGACGGGGGACGTGAGGTCGTCCGGGTCTGTCTGGAGTTGGACACCTCGCTGAAGATGCTCGGCGGGCGTGTGCGCGTCGGCGCCCGGCGTTCGCCGCTGCACTCCCCCGGGCAGGTCGCCGACATGGCTCGGGTCGTCGCCCGGCGGCCCGGGTTCGAGCTGGTCGGGATCATGGCGTACGAGGGGCACATCGCCGGGGTCGGGGACGCCGTGGCGGGGCGGCCGTTGCGGTCGCGTGCCGTGCGGCTGATGCAGGCCACCGCGCGCCGGGAACTCGCCGAGCGGCGGGCCGAGGTGGTGCGGGCGGTGCGGGCCGTGGCGCCGGGGCTTCAGTTCGTCAACGGCGGCGGGACCGGCAGTGTGCAGCACACCGCCGCCGAGGACTCCGTCACCGAGATCGGGGCCGGGTCGGGGCTGTATGTGCCGCGGCTGTTCGACAACTACACGTCCTTCAGGGGGCGTCCGGCCGCGCTGTTCGCCCAGCCGGTCGTGCGCCGGCCGGGGGTCGGGGTGGTGACCGTGCTCGGCGGTGGGTATCCGGCCTCGGGTGCGGCCGGGCCCGACCGGCTGCCGGTGCCGTATCTGCCGGAGGGGCTGCGGTACGACCCGCAGGAGGGGCCCGGCGAGGTGCAGACGCCGCTGCTCGGCTCCCCCGCCGACGATCTGCTGATCGGCGACAAGGTGTGGTTCCGGCACGCCAAGGCGGGTGAGCTGTGCGAGCGGTTCGAGGAGCTCCATCTCATCGAGGGGGACTCGGTGACGGCCACTGTGCCGACGTATCGGGGTGAGGGGCACACCTTCCTCTAGATGATGGCCGAGGCGGCCGGAGCGATCGAGTGGATCGTGGGTCTGTCGCCTGGGACGCGGGGCTCGGCTGTGGCGTAGCGGAAGCCCGAGCGTGGGCTCGCCCGGTCCGGAGTCCCCGCCGTACCGGCTGCGAAAAGCGCTGTCGGGCAAATGGATCAAGCTGATAGAACTACCGCCGTGCACAAGACTCTGGAGTTTCCCGATCTGCTGCGGCTGATCGACGAACGGGCAACCGCCTTCCGCGCCGCGATCGCCGCCGCGCCCAGCCTCGACCTGCCCGTGCCGACCTGCCCCGGGTGGACGCTGTCCGACCTGGTGCAGCACATCGGCGAGGGCCGCCGCCGCTGGGCCGCCACCGTCGCCGCCGGGCCGGACGCCACGTCCAGGACCCCGGCCCAGGGTGACGCGGTCGCGCCGCAGGAGCGCGAGGCCGTGCAGGCCTGGCTGGCCGCCTCGACCGAGCTGTTGCTGGCGGCCCTGCGGGAGGCCGGTCCGGACCAGGGCTGCTTCACCGGCTGGGGCAAGACGCAGACGCCGCACACCGCCGGTGGCGTCGCCCGGCACCAGGTCCAGGAGCTCGCGGTGCACACCTACGACGCCCAGCTCAGCGTGGGCGAACCGGCCGCACTGCCTGTCGAGTTGGCGCTCGACGGCGTCGAGGAGACCCTGTTCATCACCTGCTTCACGACGAGCCCCTGGCCGCACAAGCCCACCGCCTTCGACTTCCACGCCACCGAAGGCCGCTCCTGGCGCCTCACGGCCGACGGCGACGGGGCAAGGACCACCCGGCTGCCCGCCACCGGCGAGGACCCGGACGCGGCAGGCGTCTCCGTTCGCGGCACGGCCAGTGATCTGGTCCTCTACCTGTACGACCGCATTCCGGCGGACTCCATGCAACTCGACGGGGACCCGGAGCTGCTCGACCTGCTCCGCGCCTGGGTACCGGAGGACTAGGCGGGACGACACGCCACCGCGTACAAACCGGCCGCTTGAATCGCGAACGGTCTCGTACCGAACGGTGGCGGTCTCACTGGATGATCGATTCCAGGGGTCGGCTGCGCGCCTGAGCCGGGGCAGCCCGGCTACGACAAGAGGCTGCGGAAGGCGGCCGGGCTCATCCGGCACGTCATGCGCGAGTTGGCCACGGACACCGCGCTGTGGACCGACGACGTGTGGGTGGTGGACTCCACACCGGTCGGGTGCGGTCGCTCCCGGGAGACCGTCAGGCGCTCCGACCCGGCTGGGTGGGCGCAGTACGGCTACTGCGCCGGCCACACGCGCTGCTTCTGGGGACTTCGGCTGCACCTGCTGTGCACGCCGGGCGGGCTGCACCCCCAGCGGCGTGATGGTCCGCGTGCTTCAGCGAATCCTCGCGCTGACCGCCGCCATCTGGCACAACGAGCACACCGTTCAGCCCGTCATGCGGTCGCTGACTGCCTACGACCACTGACGGCTTGGAATCGATCATCTGGCTCAGGTCCTGTGGCTCAGTCCGTCGTGCGCCGGATGCCCTGCGTGAAGCGGTCCATGTCGGCCAGTGGCGGCCCGTCCTCGCCCGCGTCGAGGACGTAGCGGACGAGGACCGGCGCCTCGGTGCCGGCGGGGGACGCGAAGGCGAGGGACTGGACGTATCCGCCCGGTCCCTCGGCGGTCCTGACCCGCCAGCGCACGAAGTAGCCGGCGCGGCCTGCCACCTTGACCGTGCCGGACTTGACGACCTGGTGGGACTCGATGCCGCCGAAGGGGCGCCGGCCGACGCGGTCGCGGTCATAGGCCTCGTCGGCCGCCTCCTCGATGTCCGCCTTGGCGAGGGCCTCGGGGGACGTCTCGCCGTTCTGGGGCGCCGTGCGCGAGATGACCTTGCCGTGCCGGCAGAGGCCGAAGTCGTCGCCGGGGCATTCGTAGGTACCGTCCGTGGACATGAGGACGTCGGGCTCGGTGAAGGTCTGCGGCCTGACCCAGCCGTCGAGCAACGGCAGTGTGATGCCGTTGAGTTGGTCCTCCACGACGGCCGGGTCGTCGGCGGAGGGCTCGGAGGTGGACCCCGAGGGGGTGGGGGTGCGGGTGGGGGTGTCGGTGGCCGGCTCACGGGGTGCGGGATCCGAGGTCGCGAGCGTCGGCGCGGTGTTCACCTCCGTGCCCCCGTCGTCCTTGCCGAGCACGATCGCGCCCGTGACGATCGCGGTGACCAGGACGGCTCCGGCGGCGATGAGGGCGATGACCTTGGACCGCTGCGCGGCGACGTCACCGGCGGACGGCGAACCGGGCACCGGCGGCGGCAACGGCACCGGCGGTCCCGGAACCTCGGGAGCGCGCCGGTGCTCGGTCCAGGCCGTTCCGTCCCACCAGCGCTCCAGGTGCGGGGCCTTGGGGTCGCGGTACCAGCCGGGCGAGGGTGTCATGCTCATCCCGGCCACTGTAGGGCGGCCTACAGCGGCGTGACGTACGCCCCCGAGATTCCGCCGTCGACCAGGAAGTCGGTGGCGTTCACGAAGGAGGAGTCGTCGCTGGCCAGGAAGGCGACGGCGGCGGCGATCTCCTCGGCCTCGGCGAAACGGCCGACCGGGATGTGGACGAGGCGGCGCGCGGCGCGCTCCGGGTCCTTGGCGAACAGCTCCTGGAGAAGAGGGGTGTTGACCGGTCCCGGGCACAGGGCGTTGACCCGGATGCCGTCGCGGGCGAACTGCACGCCCAGTTCGCGGGACATGGCCAGCACGCCGCCCTTGGAGGCCGTGTACGAGATCTGGGAGGTGGCCGCGCCCATCCGGGCCACGAAGGACGCCGTGTTGATGATGGAGCCCTTGCCCTGCTGCCGCATGTAGGGGATGGCGGCCTTGCAGCACAGGTAGACGGAGGTCAGGTTGACCTCCTGGACACGCTTCCAGGCCTCCAGGCCGGTCTCCAGGATGGAGTCGTCGTCGGGCGGCGAGATGCCGGCGTTGTTGAAGGCGATGTCGACGCTGCCGTAGGTGTCGTACGCCGTCCTGAACAGCGCCTCCACCTGCTCGGGGTCGGTGACGTCGACCTTCACGAAGATCCCGCCGACCTCCTCGGCGGCGGCCTTGCCGCGCTGCTCGTCGACGTCGCCGCAGACGACGTGGGCGCCCTCGGAGGCGAGCCGGCGGGCGGTCGCGAGGCCGATGCCGCTGCCGGCTCCGGTGATGACGGCCGTACGGCCCACCAGACGGCGGCAGATGATTCCCTCGGTGTTGTCGGTCATGAGCGGCTCAGGCCTCCGTGCTGATGAAGACGTTCTTGGTTTCGGTGAAGGCGGTCAGGGCGTCCGGGCCCAGCTCACGGCCGATGCCGGACTGCTTGAAGCCGCCGAAGGGGGTCCAGTAGCGGACGCTGGAGTGGGAGTTGACGGACAGGTTGCCGGCCCGGACCGCCTGGGAGACGCGCAGGGCGCGGCCGACGTCACGGGTCCAGATGGAGCCGGAGAGGCCGTAGTCGGTGGCGTTGGCGAGGGCCACGGCGTCCGCCTCGTCGTCGAAGGGGAGGACTACGGCGACGGGGCCGAAGACCTCCTCGGCGGCAACGCGCGCGCGTGGGTCGACGTCGGTGAGGACGGTGGGCGGGAACCAGAAGCCGGGGCCTTCGGGGGCCTTGCCGCGGATGCCGGGCGCGTCGGAGTCGACGTACGAACGCACCCGCTCCAGCTGGGCCTTGGAGATCAGCGGGCCCATCTGGGTGCTCTCGTCGGCCGGGTCGCCGACCGTCACCGCCTCGATCGCCGGGCTCAGCAGCTCCAGGAAGCGGTCGTAGGCGGAGCGCTGGACGAGGATGCGGGTACGGGCGCAGCAGTCCTGGCCGGAGTTGTCGAGGAAGGACATGGGGGTGGCGGCCGCGGCGGCTTCGAGGTCGGCGTCGGCGAAGACGATGTTGGGGCTCTTGCCGCCGAGTTCGAGGGTGACGCGCTTGAGGAGCGCAGAGCCCTTCGCCAGCACCTGTTTGCCCACGGTCGTCGACCCGGTGAAGACGATCTTCGCGACGCCCGGGTGCTCGACGAGAGCGTTGCCCGCGACGGGGCCGTGGCCGGGCAGCACCTGGAACAGGCCCTCGGGAAGCCCCGCCTCCAGGGCGAGCTCCGCCAGCCGCAGCGCGGTCAGCGGGGTCGTCTCGGCGGGCTTGAGGAGGACGGCGTTGCCTGCCGCGAGCGCCGGGGCCGTGCCCCAGGCCGCGATCGGCATCGGGAAGTTCCAGGGTGCGATGACGCCGACGACGCCGAGCGGTTCGAGGATCGTGACGTTCAGGCCACCGGGCACCGGGATCTGGTGTCCGGTCAGCCGCTCCACTCCCCCGGCCGCGTAGTCGAGCAGGTCGCGGACGTTGCCCGCCTCCCAGCGGGCGTTGCCGATGGTGTGCCCGGCCTCGCGGACCTCCAACTGGGCGAGTTCTTCCAGGTGTCCGTCCACGGCGACGGCGAACCGGCGCAGCAGCCGGGCGCGTTCGCCGGGTGCGAGGGAGGCCCACCGGGACTGCGCCTTCGTGGCGCGTACGACGGCCGCGTCCACGTCGGCCGCGGTGGCGGCCGGGACGGTGGCGACGACCTCCTCGGTGGCGGGGTTCAGTACTTCCAGTACGTGCTCGGAAGACACGAGGGGCCTCACAGGCGTTCGAAGGAGCGGCGCAGCTCCCAGTCGGTGACCGCGGCGTCGAAGGCGTCCAGCTCGACGCGCGCCATGTTGCGGTAGTGGGCGACGACCTCGTCGCCGAAGGCTGCCTTGGCGATCGGGCTGTTCTCCCAGAGCTCGGCGGCCTCACGCAGCGTGGTGGGCACGTGCGCGAAATCGGCGGCGTAGGCGTTGCCCGGGCAGGGCTCGGGCAGCTCCAGCTTCTGCTCGATGCCGTAGAGACCGGCCGCGACCAGTCCCGCCACGGCGAGGTACGGGTTGACGTCGCCGCCGGGGAGTCGGTTCTCGAAGCGCATCGAGCGGCCGTGGCCGACGACGCGCAGCGCACAGGTCCGGTTGTCGTAGCCCCAGGCGACGGCGGTCGGGGCGAAGGAGCCCGGCTGGAACCGCTTGTAGGAGTTGATATTGGGGGCGTAGAGGAGCGAGAAGTCCCGCAGGGCGGCCAATTGCCCGGCGAGGAAGTGCCGCATGACCTCGGACATGCCACCGGGGTCGTCCGAGGAGCCCGCCATGGCGTTGTTCCCGGCCGGGTCGGCGAGCGAGAGGTGGATGGGGCAGGAGTTGCCCTCGCGCTCGTTGTACTTGGCCATGAAGGTGATCGAGACGCCCTCCTGGGCGGCGATCTCCTTGGCGCCGGTCTTGTAGACGGCGTGCTGGTCGCAGGTGACGAGGGCGTCGTCGTACTTGAACGCGATCTCGTGCTGGCCGGGGTTGCATTCGCCCTTGGCGGACTCGACGGTGAGGCCGGCGGCCGTCATCTCGTTGCGGATGCGGCGCAGCAGGGGCTCGATCCGCCCGGTGCCCAGCACCGAGTAGTCGATGTTGTACTGGTTGGCCGGGGTCAGCCCGCGGTAGTTCGCGTCCCAGGCCTGCTCGTAGGTGTCCTTGAAGACGATGAACTCCAGCTCGGTGCCGACCTTGGCCGTGTACCCGTGCTCGGCGAGCCGCTCCAGCTGGCGGCGCAGGATCTGGCGGGGCGCGGCCACCACCGGGGACCCGTCGATCCAGGCCAGGTCGGCGACGAGCATGGCCGTACCCGCGTTCCAGGGCACGCGGCGCAGCGTGGTCAGGTCGGGGTGCATGGCGAAGTCGCCGTAGCCGCGGTCCCAGGAGGACATCGCGTAGCCGTCGACGGTGTTCATCTCGGTGTCGACGGCGAGAAGGTAGTTGCAGCCCTCGGTGCCGTGGTGCAGGACCTCGTCGAGGAAGAAGCGGGCGGCGAACCGCTTGCCCTGGAGCCGCCCTTGCATATCGGGGAAGGCCAGGACGACAGTGTCGATCTCACCGCTGGCGACGAGGGCGTGCAGCTCCTCGACGCTCAGCGGGGGTGTGCGGTCTGCCACGGGAGAGCCTCCATTCGGCTACTTCGGTCAGCCGGAAGCCATAAGGTATTGCCGGGGACCATTGATTGGGAAGGGGGTCCGGCCATATGTCGCAGTCCGACCACATGCCGCAGGCGGGCGCGGAGCACGGGGCGCCCGACGCCGACGACCGACTGACGTCGGTACTGCGGCCGGTGCGGGCCGGCAACGGCTTCGAGGAGGCCCTGGAGCAGATCCTCCAGGTCGTCCGGCTCGGCCTGGTGCCGGGCGGCGAACGGCTGCCGGCGGAGCGTGAGCTGGCCGACCGGCTCGGGATCAGCCGGGTGACGCTGCGCGAGGTGCTGAAAGTGCTCCAGGACCAGGGCCTGGTGGAGTCGCGGCGCGGGCGCTACGGCGGCACGTTCGTGCTGCCGCGCCCCGAGACCCCGGGCGAGGAGGAGCTGCGCCGCCGCCTGAAGGACGTGGACGTCGAGGACACGCTGCGCTTCCGTGAGGTGCTGGAGGTGGGTGCGGCCGGGCTGTGCGCGGCGCACGGGCTGGACGAGGGGCAGGCCGACCGGCTGCGCGAGGCCCTGGTGCGCACGCACGACGCCCCGCTCGCCGAGTACCGCCGCCTGGACACCCTGCTGCACCTGACACTCGCCGAGCTGTCCGGCTCCCCCACGCTCACCGCCCAGTACGTGGCCGTCCGCGCGAGAGTCAACGACCTGCTCGACTGCATCCCGCTCCTCGTGCGCAACCTGGAGCACTCCCAGCGCCAGCACACCGCCCTGGTGGAGGCCGTGATCGAGGGCAACGCCGAGTGCGCGCGGGAGATCATGCGCGAGCACTGCGGGGGCACGGCGGCGCTGTTGCGCGGCTTCCTCGGCTGAGCCGCGGCACGTTGCGGCGAGCCAAGGATTTACGGGCGATTAACGCAGGGGTATTGCCTTCCCGCGGCCGACACCGCAAAGGTATGGATCCATTCCATTGAGCCGGAGCTCGGTCGACCTCACCGTGCCCGGACACGCCCGGTGCCCACCGCCCGTGGAAAGTTGGCCCATGTCCCTGGAATCCACAAGCACACCCCCCGCCGAGACGGACGACTATCTGGAGCGCAGAACGCTGCGCCGCGGCAGCGCCGGCTGGGTGCTGCTGACCGGCCTCGGCGTCGCCTACGTCGTCTCCGGCGACTACTCGGGTTGGAACTTCGGCCTGGCCGAAGGCGGCTTCGGGGGCCTGGCGATCGCCATGGTGCTCATGGGCGCGATGTACGCGTGCATGGTCTTCGCGCTCGCCGAGCTGTCCTCGATCCTGCCGACGGCGGGCGGCGGCTACGGCTTCGCCCGCCGGGCACTGGGCCCGTGGGGCGGCTTCCTGACGGGTACGGCGATCCTGATCGAGTACGTCCTCGCGCCCGCCGCCATCGTCATCTTCATCGGCGACTACGTCGAGTCGCTGGGCCTGTTCGGCCTGGAGTCCGGCTGGCCGGTGTACCTGGTCTGTTTCGCGATCTTCCTGGGCATCCACCTGTGGGGCGTGGGTGAGGCGCTGCGCTTCAGCTTCGTCGTGACCGGCATCGCGGTGGTCGCCCTGCTCGTGTTCGCGCTGACGGCGCTGCCGGACTTCTCGGTGGGATCGCTGGACGACATCCCGGTCGACACGTCGGCGGCGGGGTCGAGCTCGTGGCTGCCCTTCGGCCTGCTCGGCATCTGGGCGGCGTTCCCCTTCGGGATGTGGTTCTTCCTGGGCGTCGAGGGCGTGCCGCTGGCCGCCGAGGAGACCAAGGAGCCGGCCCGCACGCTGCCGAAGGCGATCCGCTGGTCGATGGCCGTCCTGGTGGTACTGGCCGTGGTGACCTTCTTCGCTGCCGCCGGTGCGCGTGGCTCGGCGGCGATCCAGGAGGCGGGCAACCCGCTGGTCGAGGCGCTTCAGCCGGACGGCAAGGCCACGACGCTGAGCCGGATCGTGAACTACGCGGGTCTGGCGGGCCTGGTGGCGTGTTCTTCTCCTTGATCTACGCGGGCTCGCGCCAGCTGTTCGCCCTGTCCCGCGCGGGCTACCTGCCCCGCTTCCTCTCCCTCACCAGCCGCCGCAAGGCGCCGTACCTGGGTCTGCTGGTGCCCGGCACGATCGGCTTCCTGCTGGCGGCCGTGTCGGGCGACGGCGCCCGGATGCTGAACATCGCGGTCTTCGGCGCGACCATCTCCTACGCGCTGATGTCCCTGTCGCACATCGTGCTGCGCCGCCGCGAGCCGGAACTCCCGCGGCCGTACCGCACGCCGGGCGGGGTGCTGACGTCGTCCGTCGCCCTGGTGCTGGCGTGCGCGGCGCTGGTGGCGACGTTCCTGGTGGACGTCACGGCGGCGTTGATCGCGCTGGCGGTGTACGTCGTCGCGATCGGGTACTTCGGCCTGTACAGCCGTAAGCGGCTGGTGGCGAAGGCACCGGAGGAGGAGTTCGCGGCGCTGGCGGCGGCCGAGGCAGAGTTGGCACGGGACTGAACCGTCGACTGTGAGGGAGTTGTGGTGGCCAGGCCGTTGATCGGTGTCAGCACCTATCTGGAGTCCGGTGCGCGCTGGGGCGTGTGGGAGCTGGAGGCAGCGCTGCTGCCGGCCGGTTATCCGCGGCTGGTGCAGCGGGCGGGTGGCCTGGCCGCGATGCTTCCGCCGGACGACCCGGCGCACGCGGCCGCGGCCGTGGCCCGGCTGGACGGGCTGGTCATCGCGGGCGGCCCCGATGTGGAGCCCGTACGGTACGGCGCCGAGCCGCACCCCCGCACCGGGCCGCCGGCGCGGGCGCGGGACACCTGGGAGCTGGCCCTGATCGACGCGGCGCTGGCCGCGGGCGTCCCTCTGCTGGGCATCTGCCGCGGCATGCAGCTGCTGAACGTCGCCCTCGGCGGCACGCTCGTCCAGCACATCGACGGGCACGCGGAGGTCGTGGGCGTCTTCGGCAGCCACACCGTGAAGCCGGTGCCGGGGAGTCTGTACGCCGGTGTCGTGCCGGAGGAGACGTCGGTGCCGACCTATCACCACCAGGCCGTGGAGCGCCTGGGCGAGGGGCTGGTCGCGTCGGCGTATGCGGGGGACGGGACGGTGGAGGCGGTGGAACTGGCGTCCGGGGGCTGGGTGTTGGGGGTGCAGTGGCATCCGGAGATGGGGGAGGATCTGCGGGTGATGCGGGGGTTGGTGCGGGCCGCCGGTGGCTGACCGGGGGATTTCGCCCCCGCCGCCCCTACCTGTCCCATCCCCCAGGGGCTCCGCCCCTTCAACCCCGCCAGGGGGCTCCGCCCCCCCCGGACCCCCGCTCCTCAAACGCCGGAGGGGCTGAATAAGCCCGTCCGGCGCTTGAGGATGAGACCACACCGTCCCCAGCCCCCACCCACCCGCTGAGGGCTTCGCCTCTGAAGCGCCGGCCCGCAATCCCAGCCCGTCCGGCGTTTGAGGACGAGTCCCGTTCAGGGCCGAAGCGGGGGTCTGGGGGCGGCAGCCCCCAGGGACGGGACGGGACTACCCGCGTGTCAGCGACAGCAGGTCCCGGGCCGGGCCCACCGGGCGGTGGCCCGTCGGCCAGACCGCCCTCAGGTCCCGCGCCAACGACACCCCCGCCACCGGCACACTCACCAGGCGCCGCATCGCCAGCTCCTCCCCCACGGCGAGTTCGCTCAGCACCGCCGGCCCCGCCCCGCTCACCGCCGCCGCCTTCACCGCCGTGGTCGAGGACAGCTCGATCAGGGGGCGGGCCAGCCCGCCCAGGGCCGCGTCGAGGACCTGTCGCGTTCCCGAGCCCTTCTCGCGCAGGATCAGCGGCGTCGCCGCCAGTTCCGACGCCTCCAGCGAGCGTCGGCGCCGGGCCCAGGCGTGGCCCGGCGCTGTCACCACGATGAGGTTGTCGTGGGCGATGACCACGGAGTCCAGCCCCGTCGGAGCGGTCAGCCCCTCCACAAACCCCAGGTCCGCCTCGTCCGCCAGCAGCCGCTCCGCCACCGCCGC contains the following coding sequences:
- a CDS encoding maleylpyruvate isomerase family mycothiol-dependent enzyme — encoded protein: MHKTLEFPDLLRLIDERATAFRAAIAAAPSLDLPVPTCPGWTLSDLVQHIGEGRRRWAATVAAGPDATSRTPAQGDAVAPQEREAVQAWLAASTELLLAALREAGPDQGCFTGWGKTQTPHTAGGVARHQVQELAVHTYDAQLSVGEPAALPVELALDGVEETLFITCFTTSPWPHKPTAFDFHATEGRSWRLTADGDGARTTRLPATGEDPDAAGVSVRGTASDLVLYLYDRIPADSMQLDGDPELLDLLRAWVPED
- a CDS encoding 3-oxoacyl-ACP reductase, producing the protein MTDNTEGIICRRLVGRTAVITGAGSGIGLATARRLASEGAHVVCGDVDEQRGKAAAEEVGGIFVKVDVTDPEQVEALFRTAYDTYGSVDIAFNNAGISPPDDDSILETGLEAWKRVQEVNLTSVYLCCKAAIPYMRQQGKGSIINTASFVARMGAATSQISYTASKGGVLAMSRELGVQFARDGIRVNALCPGPVNTPLLQELFAKDPERAARRLVHIPVGRFAEAEEIAAAVAFLASDDSSFVNATDFLVDGGISGAYVTPL
- a CDS encoding glutamine synthetase family protein, which gives rise to MADRTPPLSVEELHALVASGEIDTVVLAFPDMQGRLQGKRFAARFFLDEVLHHGTEGCNYLLAVDTEMNTVDGYAMSSWDRGYGDFAMHPDLTTLRRVPWNAGTAMLVADLAWIDGSPVVAAPRQILRRQLERLAEHGYTAKVGTELEFIVFKDTYEQAWDANYRGLTPANQYNIDYSVLGTGRIEPLLRRIRNEMTAAGLTVESAKGECNPGQHEIAFKYDDALVTCDQHAVYKTGAKEIAAQEGVSITFMAKYNEREGNSCPIHLSLADPAGNNAMAGSSDDPGGMSEVMRHFLAGQLAALRDFSLLYAPNINSYKRFQPGSFAPTAVAWGYDNRTCALRVVGHGRSMRFENRLPGGDVNPYLAVAGLVAAGLYGIEQKLELPEPCPGNAYAADFAHVPTTLREAAELWENSPIAKAAFGDEVVAHYRNMARVELDAFDAAVTDWELRRSFERL
- a CDS encoding amino acid deaminase/aldolase — encoded protein: MTARAADRARYDRATAHLDAPLAIVDLDAFDANADDLVRRAAGKPIRVASKSVRCRALLERVLAKDGFAGIMSFTLAESLWLARSGFDDVLLAYPSADRAAFAELAGDPKLASAVTVMIDDPAQLRLIDDSRDGGREVVRVCLELDTSLKMLGGRVRVGARRSPLHSPGQVADMARVVARRPGFELVGIMAYEGHIAGVGDAVAGRPLRSRAVRLMQATARRELAERRAEVVRAVRAVAPGLQFVNGGGTGSVQHTAAEDSVTEIGAGSGLYVPRLFDNYTSFRGRPAALFAQPVVRRPGVGVVTVLGGGYPASGAAGPDRLPVPYLPEGLRYDPQEGPGEVQTPLLGSPADDLLIGDKVWFRHAKAGELCERFEELHLIEGDSVTATVPTYRGEGHTFL
- a CDS encoding gamma-glutamyl-gamma-aminobutyrate hydrolase family protein, giving the protein MVARPLIGVSTYLESGARWGVWELEAALLPAGYPRLVQRAGGLAAMLPPDDPAHAAAAVARLDGLVIAGGPDVEPVRYGAEPHPRTGPPARARDTWELALIDAALAAGVPLLGICRGMQLLNVALGGTLVQHIDGHAEVVGVFGSHTVKPVPGSLYAGVVPEETSVPTYHHQAVERLGEGLVASAYAGDGTVEAVELASGGWVLGVQWHPEMGEDLRVMRGLVRAAGG
- a CDS encoding FadR/GntR family transcriptional regulator; translated protein: MPQAGAEHGAPDADDRLTSVLRPVRAGNGFEEALEQILQVVRLGLVPGGERLPAERELADRLGISRVTLREVLKVLQDQGLVESRRGRYGGTFVLPRPETPGEEELRRRLKDVDVEDTLRFREVLEVGAAGLCAAHGLDEGQADRLREALVRTHDAPLAEYRRLDTLLHLTLAELSGSPTLTAQYVAVRARVNDLLDCIPLLVRNLEHSQRQHTALVEAVIEGNAECAREIMREHCGGTAALLRGFLG
- a CDS encoding DUF2510 domain-containing protein; its protein translation is MTPSPGWYRDPKAPHLERWWDGTAWTEHRRAPEVPGPPVPLPPPVPGSPSAGDVAAQRSKVIALIAAGAVLVTAIVTGAIVLGKDDGGTEVNTAPTLATSDPAPREPATDTPTRTPTPSGSTSEPSADDPAVVEDQLNGITLPLLDGWVRPQTFTEPDVLMSTDGTYECPGDDFGLCRHGKVISRTAPQNGETSPEALAKADIEEAADEAYDRDRVGRRPFGGIESHQVVKSGTVKVAGRAGYFVRWRVRTAEGPGGYVQSLAFASPAGTEAPVLVRYVLDAGEDGPPLADMDRFTQGIRRTTD
- a CDS encoding aldehyde dehydrogenase, with amino-acid sequence MSSEHVLEVLNPATEEVVATVPAATAADVDAAVVRATKAQSRWASLAPGERARLLRRFAVAVDGHLEELAQLEVREAGHTIGNARWEAGNVRDLLDYAAGGVERLTGHQIPVPGGLNVTILEPLGVVGVIAPWNFPMPIAAWGTAPALAAGNAVLLKPAETTPLTALRLAELALEAGLPEGLFQVLPGHGPVAGNALVEHPGVAKIVFTGSTTVGKQVLAKGSALLKRVTLELGGKSPNIVFADADLEAAAAATPMSFLDNSGQDCCARTRILVQRSAYDRFLELLSPAIEAVTVGDPADESTQMGPLISKAQLERVRSYVDSDAPGIRGKAPEGPGFWFPPTVLTDVDPRARVAAEEVFGPVAVVLPFDDEADAVALANATDYGLSGSIWTRDVGRALRVSQAVRAGNLSVNSHSSVRYWTPFGGFKQSGIGRELGPDALTAFTETKNVFISTEA